The Corticium candelabrum chromosome 18, ooCorCand1.1, whole genome shotgun sequence genome includes a region encoding these proteins:
- the LOC134193618 gene encoding uncharacterized protein LOC134193618 encodes MGGGPVWSHNSVVLCWSECMSSLQCQHQIEPKDRYTTSNNRADIVVFDSTCGGNVELDVALAHPWSQDILRSAATTDGAAARRREDIKHNKYSQEQLPGGYTPTLIPLVFEHFGGWGEEASTFLNKLSKLYRDEEGRNNPSDFKTHWRRRLSVQLQRCNASVLARKMIRVTYGQNTDQSLDVVQLSIQ; translated from the coding sequence atgggtggaggcccagtttggtctcacaattctgttgttttgtgctggtctgaatgcatgagcagtctacaatgccagcatcaaattgaaccaaaagatagatatacaacatccaacaatagagcagacattgttgtgtttgactcaacatgtgggggaaatgtcgagcttgatgtggcccttgctcacccctggagccaggacattctgcgaagtgcagcaactacggatggagctgcagcaagaagaagagaagacatcaaacataacaaatattctcaagagcagttgcctggagggtacactcctacccttattccactagttttcgagcactttggtgggtggggagaagaagcatcaacgtttctcaataaactttccaaactatatagagatgaagaaggaagaaacaatccctcagattttaaaacacattggagaagacgcttgtcagtacaacttcagcgttgcaatgcctcggtgttggctagaaagatgatcagagtaacatatggacagaatactgaccagagtttagatgttgttcaactttcaattcagtaa